A stretch of DNA from Campylobacter concisus:
ATAAAAAGTTGAATACTTTTAAATTGATTGATAAATTTTCTTTACAATCATCATTATTCAATTTAAAACAAAATTTCCAATAAGCTTTTAAAACACTTTGCACCATAGAAATGTGCATCTTTTCAAAATATTTTCTCTTTAAAAATGGCTCTAACTCATCTGGAGCAAATTTGTATATATCCTTGTTGTTTTTCATATCTTCACTCAACATCTCGATAATATTATTGATAAATATAGGAGGTTTTATAAATATATTCAAGAAAATATTTCTTATGAGACTTATTGTTGTATCTTTATCAGGCTCATACAAAAAGTAATTATCATTTAATGCTGGATGCGATGATAAATTTCTCAAATTTTTCAAATGTCTCAAAGTTTCTTCTGTAGATTTATCAATTAATTTTGTCTCCTTGGTAATCTTCTCCAATAAAGTATTCTCCCACTCAGAAATTGTCTTGCCATTATTTTTGCTATTCTCAATAGTTTCCAATATTCCTTTTGCTTTTTTATCATTATATATATCATATAACTCTTGAAGTTTATAAATTAAATCACATATCACTACTGAATATAACATAACTATAGATGAGCGATAATTTCCATTTGAATAGGTGTTTAAAACTTCACCAAAATATTTACCTGTTCTTGAATCATAAATTTGTTCACTTTCTGAAAAATAAAACAAAATAAGCTCCCTTAAATCTATTTATATAACAAAGATATTTTGATATGTCCCATCTTGTATTATTTTACCTTCTCACTCCCACTCTATCGTTGCGGGCGGTTTGCTCGAGATGTCGTAAACTACGCGGTTTATGCCATTTACCTCGTTTATGATGCGGCGGCTTACGTTTTCAAGTAGATCATAAGGCAGCCTTGAAAAGCTTGCGGTCATACCATCACTCGCATCTACTACGCGCACGCAAACAGCGTTTTCATAGGTGCGATTATCGCCCATTACGCCGACTGAATTTACGTTTAAAAGTACGCAGAATGCCTGCCAAGTTTTGTTGTACCAGCCAGTGCTCTTTAGCTCATCTCGCAAGATCACGTCAGCTTTGCGAAGTAGTTCTAGACTTGGTTTATTCACCTCGCCCATTATGCGGATAGCAAGGCCCGGCCCTGGGAAAGGATGGCGAAAAACTAGATCGCGACTTAGTCCAAGCTCAAGGCCTAGTTTTCTAACCTCATCTTTAAAAATTTCTCTTAGTGGCTCTATTAGCTCAAATGTCATCCAATCAGGCAAACCGCCAACATTATGGTGGCTCTTTATTGTCTTGCTTGAGCCAACGACTGAGCTTTCGATGATGTCAGTATAAAGAGTGCCTTGAGCTAGAAATTTCACATCGCCATGCTTTTTAGCCTCTTTTTCAAAAATTTCTATAAAGGTCTCACCTATGATCTTACGTTTTTTCTCAGGATCAATCACACCAGCTAAGCGGCTAAGAAAGGTCTCGCTCGCGTCTATGCTAACTAGCTCAACGCCAAGCTTTGTTCTAAATGTAGCTTCAACTTGCTCTCTTTCGTTTGTTCTAAGAAGTCCGTTATCAACAAAAACAAGGATCAAATTTTCAGGCACAGCAGCCGCTAAAAGTGCCGCAGTCACAGAGCTGTCCACACCACCGCTAACTGCACAAAGTACCTTGTGGGTGCCTACTATTTTTCTTATCTCTTCTATCTTATTTTTAGCGAAGCTTCCCATATTCCATGTACTCTCGCAGCCGCAGATATATTTAGCGAAATTCTTTAGAATTTGCGTGCCGTATTCGCTATGTTGCACCTCTGCGTGGAACTGTATCGCATAAAATTTACGTTTATCATCGCCAAAAGCACAATAAGGTGAATTCTCACTAACAGCGATCACTTCAAAGCCCTCTGGCAAGTCCTTTACATAGTCACTATGACTCATCCATACGATTTGTTTTGAAGGTGTATCTTTAAATAGCTCATGCTCTTTAATAACGCTAAGCTCAGCCTTGCCATACTCTTTTTGATCAGCTGCTAAAACCTCAGCCCCATGCGTGTGAGCAAGTAGTTGCATGCCGTAGCAAACGCCAAGTATAGGGATGTTTAACTCAAAGACACCGCTATCACAAAAATAAGCATCTTTAGCATAAACACTAGCTGGACCGCCACTTAAAATGATACCCTTTGGCTCTTTCGCTTTTATCTCACTAAGCTTTGCATTAAATGGCAAAATTTCAGTGTAGACGCCCTCTTCTCTTAGCCTTCTAGCTATTAGCTGAGTGTATTGCGAACCAAAATCCAAAACTATAATCGTATTGTTCATTTATAACCTTTTAAAAATAGATATGAAAAATTTCAAACTGCACATACCAAACAATGATCGATACGATATATCCTAGAACCACCATCCAAGCGTATTTCATATGTGCACCAAAGGTATAAATTCCTTTTAATTTACCCATTACTCCAACACCAGCTGCTGAACCAAAGCTGATCATCGAACCGCCGATACCAGCAGTTAGTGTCACTAGTAGCCACTGACTCATTGCCTCGCCTGCATCAGCTCCCATTGCTGGATTTGCTTTTAAAACAGCTGACATAACAGGGACGTTATCAACGATCGCTGAAAGGAAGCCAACGCCAATATTTACAGCAGTTGAGCCAAATTTATCATAAAGCGATACAGCGTAATTTAAAAATCCAGCAAAATGAAGAGCGCCAACTGCAGCTAAAATTCCAAAGAAGAAAAATAGTGTGTTGTTTTCGATCTTTGACATATAGTGAAATACATGCATTGGCTCTTCGCTTTTGTGAGCTTTTTTGAAATAGTAAGTATAAAGACTAAGTAGTGAGAAACCAAACATCATGCCCCACATCGCTGGTAAGTGAAAAAGCTGGTGCATCATAACTGCACAAAAGATAGTAAATGCGCCTATAAAAATAACCGCTTTACCGCCTTTTTTCATAACCACTTTTGGCTCGTTTGCCACATCAAAATGTGGTGCAGTACTTGGCACCACGCGAGAAAGTAAAAATGCCGTTACAAACCAACCTACGATAGATGCTGGGAAAAGTGCGAAAAAATCGACAAACGGCGCTTTTCCAGCAGCCCAAGCCATAAGCGTAGTGATATCGCCAAATGGACTCCATGCTCCACCTGCATTTGCTGCAACGACGATGTTTATCGCACCAGCCACTAGGAAATTTGTATTATTTCTATCTATCGTTAGAAGAACGGTTGAAAGAATAAGCGCTGTTGTTAGGTTATCAGCTACTGGGCTTATAAAAAATGCCAAAATACCAGTTAGCCAAAACAGCTTTCTATAAGTATAGCCTTTTGATACGAGATTATATTTAAGTGCGTTAAATACGTCTCTTTCTATAAGTGCTTCGATAAATGTCATCGCCACCATCAAGAAAAATACTATCTGAGCGATCTCTAAAATCAGGTGATTTACCTCATGTTCAAGCGAATGCACATCCATGCCATTTATAAGCATATAAACACCGATAAGTAGGAACATAAACGTACCGATAAAAATAGCAGGTTTTGCTTTGTCGATATGGAAATTTTCTTCTGCTGCTATAAAAAAATATCCAACAACAAAAATTATAAGCGATAAAATTCCTGCCCATGTAGTAGTTAAGTCAATAGCTGCGGTTTCTCCATCAGCACCAAAAGCCATCGCGAAAAACAAGCCTAGAAGTCCAAAAAACCTCATTATACTCTCCTTGTAGAATAAAAAATCTTGGTATATTACTTAAATGAGCCTAAAAATTAGGTTAGTTAAAATTATTAAGCTTACATTACATTTTTATTTAAATACGAAAATTTTACTAGATTTTGTTTATCTTGTCAGTTTTCTTTTCTTTTACTGGAGCATTTCCATAAAATGGATCATCTTTATAGCCACAACCGCTAAATGCAAAAAGAGTAAAAATTAAAATAAAAGATGATAAGATAAGCCCATGAAAAACGCTAAATTTTTGATAAATACTATTCACGAAAATCCTTTGTATAAAGAAAAATTAAGCATGGCAAATGAGTGCCAACAGCTTTTAGAGCTTATGGGGAAAGCAAAACGATTTTATATAGCTTTTTGCTACGTTAGAGAAGGTGTTTTGACCTTTGTTCTTACTCATCCCACTGGGCTTTTAGAGCTTAGGCGTGATAGTAGTATAAATGATATAAAAAGGTTATTAAAAACCTTTTGCAATTTTAATAAAAATAGCGTTTTTAACAGCATTCTTACTCCAAAACCTATTAACGAAATCAACTATACAAAGAACAAAAAAGAAGAAAATATAAGATTTGTCGTGAGCAAATTTTTAAAATTTTTTAATCAAAAAGAGCAAAGTGCCATCTTTTATGCGCCAGCTAGTAAAGGCGAGTTTAAAAATTTAGCAAAAGACGAGCAAATACACCAAAAATTTGAAGAGCTAAGAGAAATTTTGCTCAAGAAAAATAAGCAGGCAAGATGCTAATAGACGAGATAAGAACGCTTCCAAACGAGCCTGGCGTATACCAGTATTTTGACGCGCAAAATAGACTCTTATACGTTGGCAAGGCCAAAATTTTAAAAAATAGGGTCAAAAGCTACTTTAAATTTACCCCAAGCCTAGCTCCGGCTGAAAAACTAAGCCCTAGAATTTCAAAGATGATAAGCGAGGCGGTGCATCTTGAATACATCGTCACACCAAGCGAAGCAGACGCTCTAATACTTGAAAATTCTTTCATCAAGCAGCTTAAGCCAAAATACAACATCTTGCTTCGTGACGACAAGACCTACCCTTATATTTTTATAAATTTAAATGATGATTTTCCAAGATTTGAGATCACTAGAAAGGTGGTAAAAGGCTCGAATATCCGCTATTTTGGGCCATATTTTAGTGGAGCTAGCGAGCTACTTGAGGCACTTTATCTAAATTTCAACCTCGTTCAGAAAAAATCCTGCATCAAAGGCAAAAAAGCCTGCCTTTTTTATCAGCTAAAACGCTGCTATGCCCCGTGTGAAGGCAAAATTTCAAAAGAAAACTACGCTAAGATCGTAAACGAAGCTATCGCGGCCTTACAAAATCCAAATTTGCTCATCGCTCGCCTTGAAGAGCTCATGCTAAACTACGCCAAGGCCGAAGACTACGAGCAAGCAGCCGCGACTAGAGATAAGATGCAAACGCTTAAAAATATGCAAACAAAGGTCGAGGTCGATCTTGCCAAGCTTGAGGACTTTGAGGCATACTCGGTCGCTTGCGTGCACGATATGATCTGTGCGGTGAGATTTAGCGTGCAAAGTGGCAAGATAACAGGCGTAAAAACCGATATCACGCAGGCTAAAAACGCCCAAAATGACGAGAAAAACGAGGCTTATAAACAGGCTATTTTAAAAAGCTTCATAGCCGGTCAGCCGATAATCACGACCAAAATTTACGTACACGAGGACTTTGAAGATAGCAAGCTGGTGGAGGAGATTTTAAACGAGAGGTTTGGGCGTAAATTTAGCATCACTTGCCCAAAAATAGGCGACAAACGTAAAATTTGTGAGATCGCCACCAAAAACGCCGAAGTTAGCATCGAAAAATATCTAAAAATGCACGATAATGAGCTACTAAATGAGATAAAAGAGTACTTTAATCTAGCTCACACGCCTTATGTGGTCGAAGCATATGACAACTCACACCTTTTTGGCGAGGCAAGTGTCGGAGCGATGGTGCGCTATGAACACGGCGAGTGGGCGAAGCAAAACTACCGCCACATGCATCTAAACTCTAAAAACGACTACGATCAGATGAAAGAGAGCCTAACAGCTAGGGCGCTTAGGTTTGACAAGCTTAGCCCACCTGATCTTTGGGTCATTGACGGCGGCGAGGTGCTTTTAAATTTAGCCTGTGAAATTTTAGCAAGCAGTGGCGCAAACGTCGATATCATCGCTATCTCAAAAGAAAAAATAGATGCCAAAGCTCACCGTGCAAAGGGCGAGGCAAAGGATAAAATTTATACAAAAAATGGCAGTTTTAGCCTAAGCACGAGCGATAAAAAGCTGCAGTTTTTCCAAAAAATGCGTGATGAGAGCCATAGATTTGTCATCAGTTTTCACAGAAAAACAAGGCAGAAAAACGATATGCAAAGATCAATTCTAAAGCAAGCTGGTGTATCTGAGGGCAGTATCGCGAAATTAATAAGCTTTTACGGAAGTTTTGATAAAATCAGCGAAGCAAATTTAGACGAAGTGGCAAAAATAACAAATAAAAGCGTAGCAGAAAAGCTTGCAGTACTCAAAGAAGGAAATTTGAAGTGATAATATATGATGAAAATTTAAAAATATCTGCGATAACGCAAGATTCACTTGAGCTATTGGGTTTTGATAGTTTAGATGATTTTTTGTTGCAATACAAAGATATAAGCGAGCTAGTCATAACAAGCCAAGAAAGTACAAACTACAGCTTCTTAGAATTTTTACAAAATACGAAAGATAATAGTGCTAGAGTAAATTTAAAAAGAAAAGATGGTGGTGCGATCTTACTAGAAGCGAGACTGCAAAATGCTATTTTAAAAAATGGTGAAAAATTTTTTATCGTTCTTTTAGAGAAGCAAGACATAATAAACAACCAAAATCTAATAGCAGCAGTAAAAGTAAAACCTACATTAAGACTGCCTGTTTTTAAACTAAACGCATGGTATCTTTTTGACACACAGACACAATCACTTATCGATGATTCCTGGTTTGAAACATCGCTTAAAATACTAAATTTAAATAAAAAAGATTTTGCATCCTATTTAAATATATTTTTGCATAACGCAAGAGAAATTCTTATCCAGATCCAATCAGCCATAATTGCAAAAGATGAGATAATGCTCAAAAAATACGTAGATGAGATAAGAGAAGCTGCATTAAATTTAAAGCTTAATAATCTAGCAAATGAGCTTAATGCTCTTTTAGATAACAATCAAAATGGAAAGATGAAAGAGATGTCTCTTTTTACCAAAAGACTAATTGAGATAGAAAATATCGTCAAAAAATATAGCAAAAAGAGTATCAATGAAAAATAATAAATTTTATATATTGCTAGCGCCAATAATAATTTCAGCGATCTTTTGCGCATATAGCGGAAATGAAAGCTATAAAAATTTTACAGATCTAAAAGATCTAAATGAAAAACTATATAAACAATCCTTAGTATTTCAAACTATAAGATCTGTAATACAAGAGCACGATACGCTAATAGGCAAAAGCCAAGAAGATATAAAAAAGTTGCGAGATAGCACCTTAAAAAATACACAAAAATTTATAAATTCTATAAGAAAAGACGATCGCACTGAGATACGAAATGTAAATAAATTAAAAGAATTGCTAGCAAATCTAAACCAAAATGATAAATTTGATGAACTATTTTACGAATTTTTCCAAAATATAAATGGAGAAATAGATAGCGATTTTAAACAAGACTTAGACCGAGACTTTCCGCTTATAATAAAAGCTTATGCCGCAACTTTAAGTAAAATTTACAATCAACTCTCTTTAGCAAACAATACTAAATACTACGTAAAAAATATCTTTATAAATGGCCTTTTATTTTCAATAAACAATGATGTGAGAGAAAATATATATTCCGTAAAGGACAACACGCCAAATCTTGATATGCTTCCAAAAAGTGAGCTAAAAGAGAATATTTACAAAGACTTTAATCAGTTTGAAGCCAACTATCAAGCTAAAAAAATAAGAGAAGCTAAAGCCAAGATCGCATTTTCTGAAAAGCTAAATATCGAAGATATCATCTTAATAAAACAGTATGAAGATGATAAATTTATACTTTTATTAGATAGTGCCATAAACATAAAAAATGAGCTACTAGAACTTACCGAGAGCGAGAAAATAAACTTTGGCATAAAGACCTTTTTCGAGTTTTTACTTTGTGGCTTGCTCATTTTATCTTTGCTTGGTATTTCTGCTAGGTTGAAATTTTTAAAGGTACTTATCGATAAGTCAAAATACATATCAAACTATATCCTATCATCAAAAGAGACAAGTGCGGATAATGCGATATCAAAGCTTATAAAAGCTTATGAAGATCTAAAAGAAACCTATATAAAAGATAGCAGCTTTTTTCAGATAAAAGATAGATATATTTTATCAGTTAGCAAGAAGCTAGAGTCTATCAATAAGGAAATTTTTACATCGACCGCGGCTTTAAAAATAGAAACAAATAATAGCAAAAAGCAAGTATTTATAGACACGATAGAAAAAAATGCAAATATCATGACCTCGCTTTATAACAATGCTAAAAATATCTCAAATGTTAAAAAATATAGCGAATGCAATAAAACCGAGATATTTGATCCTCAAAAAAGCTTTGAAGAAATTTTGCAAGCAAATATCGTCTATTCGCAAAGCAAAAAGATAAATTTTATAAGCTACCTTGATCCAAGCCTTACAAATGAACTAGAAGGAAATCTAAATTCATTAAAAACCGCATTTAACTCTATCTTTTTGGCATCTTTATCAATGTCTTTAAGACATCAAAATATTATCATCGCTATCAAAAAAGTTCAAAAAGAGTTTGATAGAAGCGGACTTTGTTCTGTAAGCTTTAGCATAAAAAATAGCTCAGCTGCCATGAGTGAAAAGCAAATTTCAGATATATTTTCAGATGATGAGAATAGCTTAAATAATGATGAGAGCGAGTTTTATCTAAAAATCGCTCAAATTTATTTAAAAAATTTAGAAAGTAAGCTGGAGATTAACTCGTTTCCAAGTATTGGCAATGAGTTTAAATTTGTAGTCATTTTTAAAACAACATCGAATTATAAAGACTTTGATATAAAATGCAATCATAAATTAGCATTCTTACAAGACGTAAATGTCGCTTACAACGAAGCTTTTGAGCAGACTACAAAAGACCTTGGGCTCAAAGTGGATATGTTAACAAGTGCTAATCCATCTATTACAAAAAATTATGATGCTATATTTTTAAGAAACACCAATAAGCAAGGTCAAGATATTAAAAATCCGCTCATTTTAAAAGATCCGCTAACTCCATTAAGCATCACAAGGCTACTTTGCTTAGGCGAAGCTGATATCATGAATAAAAATTTAAACGATAAACCAAAAATTTTAATCTGCGATACTAATGAAATTTACATAGGTATAACAGCAAGTGGTTTTAGTAAATTTAACTGTGAAGTTGTGGGAGTTTGTAATAAAAAAGATCTAAAACAAGCCATAAAGCAGGGCGATTTTGACCTTATATTTGTTGGCTCAAAATTTTTCGAAGCTGAAAAAAATAGCCTTCAAAAAAATCTTGATCTTATAAAAGCAGCCATACAAAATGCGAAAATTCCAATTATACTAATGCTTTCAAATACTTCAAATATAGATGGAGAGAGTGTCAAAGAATACTTTAATGCTTATATAAAAACGCCAATAAATAGCGACGAACTGGCTCAAATTTTTAGAAAATTTTTGCCAAATTTTGGCGAGATTGCAATAGACGAAAGCTATCTAGCAAAAAGCGAAAATATTATTTTATTTAAGAAATCGCCAATGGAAAATAAAATATTTAGCTCAGCTTTAGGAGAATTTTACAACACACTTGAAACCACAAATAGCTTTGATGAGCTATTAACAAAGATAAAAACCAAAACTTACGGTATCGTTCTTATAGATGAAAACGTAAAAGGCTTCAACTACGAAGAGCTAACAAGAGTTGTTGATAAGATAAGACAAAGCCAAAAGGTTGATACAAGAGTGCTGATATTTGGCGCACAAGAAAGAAGTGAATTTCCTTTTGTAAAAGTGCTAGCTAAAAATATCACAAAAGCAGAGCTTTCAGCTACAGTAAGAGAGCAAATCGATTCTATGGGCACTAGCTATGCCAAAAGCTCTTATGAATTTATTAAGTTTAACGCCTAAAACTCTTTTGCGTTATTTTTAAATACATTTAGCACGCTTGCTCGTTTATGGCAAATTTCGGCGTATTCTCTTTCGCTCTTTGAGTCATAAACTATACCAGCTCCAGCCCCCACAAATACATCACTAAAGCCATTTTCACTTGGCACAAATATGGCTGATCGAATAAGAATAGCAACCTGAGCATCGCCATTAAAATGTAAAAATCCAATGCCGCCGCCATAGATATTTCGCTCAGAAATTTCAAGCTCATTGATTATCTGCATAGCTCTTATTTTTGGGGCACCACTTAGCGTGCCAGCTGGAAAAATACTAGCTAAGACGTCAAAAAGATCAAGCCCTTTGGCGCACTTGCCATAGACATCGCTTACGATATGAATTACTTTTTCATATTTTTGGATATGCATAGCATTTTTTACAGCTACGCTTTTTGGTTCCGAAACCCTGCCGATGTCATTTCTAGCAAGATCAATTAGCATTTTGTGCTCAGCCAGTTCCTTTTCGTCACTTAAAAGCTCACTTTCAAGTGCTGCATCTGCATTTGCATCGCTTCCTCTAGGCCTTGTGCCTGCAATTGGTGCCACAAAAATTTGCTCACTTTTCATCTCAAAAACAAGCTCTGGCGAAGAGCCAACCACATCGCCATAAGGTGTAGGAAAATGAAACATATATGGGCTTGGATTTGTAAGTGAGAGCTTTTTATAAAATTCCAAACTGCTCATATTCGTTGAAATTTCAAGCAACTCACCAAGCACCACCTGAAAGACATCGCCACTTCTTATATACTCTTTTGCTAATTCAACCATATCCTCAAAGTGTTTCTTTTCTTTACTAAGATCAGCTCTTATACTAAATTTACTCTGCTCTTTACTTTTGCATTCAACTTTCGCATCAAGCAAAAAGTCGTAATATTTTTTCTTATCTCCATAGAATGTATAAATTTTACTCATCTTATCAAAGTGTAGATAGGCCTTTGCATCGGCATAGATAAATTTTGGAAATTCATACTTTTTAGCTTTCTCTTCTCCGATATATTCAAAATATCTCACACCATCATAAGCAAAAACACCAAAGAGTCCCGCAAAAGGAGCTAGTGATTTGTTGCTATTTGTATCAAAGTAGCTTCTAAGTCCATAAAAATCCATATCCTTTTCATCTATATAATCGCAATCAATGCCAATTATCGTCTGTGTCTTATCTTCAGCTAAATAGCTATTTTTAAATTTTTCTCTAATCGCTTCATAATAAAAAAGCGGCTGTTCTAAAAGCATTTTTTCCCTTTTTGATTTTTGGGTGATTATAAAGAAAAATCGCTTTTAGTTTTTAAAATTTTTACTAAATTTTTAAATTTATGCCCAAATTTCACCTTTTTACTATTTTTTTAACACCGCTTGGCTAAAATTTGGCACTCGTAAAAGGAAATTTATGCTTTTTGTTGAACTTTTTATAATTGGTATCGGCGTTGGATACATCGCTGGCTTTTTTGGCATCGGTGGTGGCACAGTCGTTGTTCCTATAATGGTCGCCTTTGGATATGACATAAAAACTGCTATTGGCATAAGCGTTATGCAAATGATATTTAGTGCGACATTTGGCTCATACCTAAACTACAAAGCTGGACTTTTAAAACTAAACCGCGGTGTATTTTTAGGTCTTGGAGGATTGGTCGGAGCTAGCTTTAGTGGCATAATCGTATCTCATACACCTGAGCTCTTACTCGAACTGCTCTTGCTTGCAACTTTTATCTTTTCACTCATAAAACTATACTTCACGCCAAATAGTGATGGTACAAATGCGAACAACTCAGTGTTTTTGCTATTTCTAGTTGGTTTTTTCATAGGTGCATTTGCCATTAGTATAGGCATAGGTGGTGGGGTTTTTATAGCTCCTATTTTAGTTGGCTTTTTGCGCTATGATATAAAAAAAGCCGTTTCAATGGGTGTATTTTTCGTGATGTTTGCAGCCATTTCAGGCTTTATCTCACTATCTTTAAACGGACACATCTCTTATTTAGAGGGTACATTCCTAGGACTTGGCTCACTAATAGGAGCCTACTTTGGCACCAAGAAAACACAAGCCATGGACAAAAAAGCACTTAAAAAGTGGTTTTTACTCTTTTACATAGCGATGATAATTCTAATCTTAAAAGATATGATATTTGGCTAAATCAAAAATTTAAGGCTAGGCTAGCTAGTCTTAAATTTCCTCAAAAAAGTAGGCTTCGCTTAATTTAAAAGCAAGCTTATCTAGTTCGTCTTTACTTAAATTTACGCTCTTTGCGATATCTTTTAAACTAGCTTTGCCATCAAATTTTAAGGCGATTTTGATCTCTTCATGGCTTAAGCTTAGCTTGCCATTTAGCTCATTTGCCAAAGAGATAACTGGTGAGCTAGCATTTAAAAAATACTTAAGATACGCAGCAGCTCTAGGCTTTAGTTTGGTTTTACTAGGCTCATAAGCGAGTGCTACAAGCTTTGATGAAGAGATTTTTGTATTTGCGTCATTTAAAATTTCAAGCAGTCCCACAAAAGCTTCATTTGCATTCTCGCCAAGTGCCGCCTTTACTTCACTTAAATTTAAGCTTTGTGGATAGCTTTTGCTTAAAATTTCTTGCGTTTTTGTCCTTGGCTGCTCGCTAAAATATGAAAAATAAATTCTATCGAGCTCACTCTCTCCAAGCACTGCATCAAAGTCCTCAGCACCGCCAAGCCTCTCCTTGTGAGCGATGAGACTTTTTCTAAATGATCTATTAAACAA
This window harbors:
- the guaA gene encoding glutamine-hydrolyzing GMP synthase, with translation MNNTIIVLDFGSQYTQLIARRLREEGVYTEILPFNAKLSEIKAKEPKGIILSGGPASVYAKDAYFCDSGVFELNIPILGVCYGMQLLAHTHGAEVLAADQKEYGKAELSVIKEHELFKDTPSKQIVWMSHSDYVKDLPEGFEVIAVSENSPYCAFGDDKRKFYAIQFHAEVQHSEYGTQILKNFAKYICGCESTWNMGSFAKNKIEEIRKIVGTHKVLCAVSGGVDSSVTAALLAAAVPENLILVFVDNGLLRTNEREQVEATFRTKLGVELVSIDASETFLSRLAGVIDPEKKRKIIGETFIEIFEKEAKKHGDVKFLAQGTLYTDIIESSVVGSSKTIKSHHNVGGLPDWMTFELIEPLREIFKDEVRKLGLELGLSRDLVFRHPFPGPGLAIRIMGEVNKPSLELLRKADVILRDELKSTGWYNKTWQAFCVLLNVNSVGVMGDNRTYENAVCVRVVDASDGMTASFSRLPYDLLENVSRRIINEVNGINRVVYDISSKPPATIEWE
- the nhaD gene encoding sodium:proton antiporter NhaD; the protein is MRFFGLLGLFFAMAFGADGETAAIDLTTTWAGILSLIIFVVGYFFIAAEENFHIDKAKPAIFIGTFMFLLIGVYMLINGMDVHSLEHEVNHLILEIAQIVFFLMVAMTFIEALIERDVFNALKYNLVSKGYTYRKLFWLTGILAFFISPVADNLTTALILSTVLLTIDRNNTNFLVAGAINIVVAANAGGAWSPFGDITTLMAWAAGKAPFVDFFALFPASIVGWFVTAFLLSRVVPSTAPHFDVANEPKVVMKKGGKAVIFIGAFTIFCAVMMHQLFHLPAMWGMMFGFSLLSLYTYYFKKAHKSEEPMHVFHYMSKIENNTLFFFFGILAAVGALHFAGFLNYAVSLYDKFGSTAVNIGVGFLSAIVDNVPVMSAVLKANPAMGADAGEAMSQWLLVTLTAGIGGSMISFGSAAGVGVMGKLKGIYTFGAHMKYAWMVVLGYIVSIIVWYVQFEIFHIYF
- the uvrC gene encoding excinuclease ABC subunit UvrC, which codes for MLIDEIRTLPNEPGVYQYFDAQNRLLYVGKAKILKNRVKSYFKFTPSLAPAEKLSPRISKMISEAVHLEYIVTPSEADALILENSFIKQLKPKYNILLRDDKTYPYIFINLNDDFPRFEITRKVVKGSNIRYFGPYFSGASELLEALYLNFNLVQKKSCIKGKKACLFYQLKRCYAPCEGKISKENYAKIVNEAIAALQNPNLLIARLEELMLNYAKAEDYEQAAATRDKMQTLKNMQTKVEVDLAKLEDFEAYSVACVHDMICAVRFSVQSGKITGVKTDITQAKNAQNDEKNEAYKQAILKSFIAGQPIITTKIYVHEDFEDSKLVEEILNERFGRKFSITCPKIGDKRKICEIATKNAEVSIEKYLKMHDNELLNEIKEYFNLAHTPYVVEAYDNSHLFGEASVGAMVRYEHGEWAKQNYRHMHLNSKNDYDQMKESLTARALRFDKLSPPDLWVIDGGEVLLNLACEILASSGANVDIIAISKEKIDAKAHRAKGEAKDKIYTKNGSFSLSTSDKKLQFFQKMRDESHRFVISFHRKTRQKNDMQRSILKQAGVSEGSIAKLISFYGSFDKISEANLDEVAKITNKSVAEKLAVLKEGNLK
- a CDS encoding response regulator — encoded protein: MKNNKFYILLAPIIISAIFCAYSGNESYKNFTDLKDLNEKLYKQSLVFQTIRSVIQEHDTLIGKSQEDIKKLRDSTLKNTQKFINSIRKDDRTEIRNVNKLKELLANLNQNDKFDELFYEFFQNINGEIDSDFKQDLDRDFPLIIKAYAATLSKIYNQLSLANNTKYYVKNIFINGLLFSINNDVRENIYSVKDNTPNLDMLPKSELKENIYKDFNQFEANYQAKKIREAKAKIAFSEKLNIEDIILIKQYEDDKFILLLDSAINIKNELLELTESEKINFGIKTFFEFLLCGLLILSLLGISARLKFLKVLIDKSKYISNYILSSKETSADNAISKLIKAYEDLKETYIKDSSFFQIKDRYILSVSKKLESINKEIFTSTAALKIETNNSKKQVFIDTIEKNANIMTSLYNNAKNISNVKKYSECNKTEIFDPQKSFEEILQANIVYSQSKKINFISYLDPSLTNELEGNLNSLKTAFNSIFLASLSMSLRHQNIIIAIKKVQKEFDRSGLCSVSFSIKNSSAAMSEKQISDIFSDDENSLNNDESEFYLKIAQIYLKNLESKLEINSFPSIGNEFKFVVIFKTTSNYKDFDIKCNHKLAFLQDVNVAYNEAFEQTTKDLGLKVDMLTSANPSITKNYDAIFLRNTNKQGQDIKNPLILKDPLTPLSITRLLCLGEADIMNKNLNDKPKILICDTNEIYIGITASGFSKFNCEVVGVCNKKDLKQAIKQGDFDLIFVGSKFFEAEKNSLQKNLDLIKAAIQNAKIPIILMLSNTSNIDGESVKEYFNAYIKTPINSDELAQIFRKFLPNFGEIAIDESYLAKSENIILFKKSPMENKIFSSALGEFYNTLETTNSFDELLTKIKTKTYGIVLIDENVKGFNYEELTRVVDKIRQSQKVDTRVLIFGAQERSEFPFVKVLAKNITKAELSATVREQIDSMGTSYAKSSYEFIKFNA
- a CDS encoding anthranilate synthase component I family protein; its protein translation is MLLEQPLFYYEAIREKFKNSYLAEDKTQTIIGIDCDYIDEKDMDFYGLRSYFDTNSNKSLAPFAGLFGVFAYDGVRYFEYIGEEKAKKYEFPKFIYADAKAYLHFDKMSKIYTFYGDKKKYYDFLLDAKVECKSKEQSKFSIRADLSKEKKHFEDMVELAKEYIRSGDVFQVVLGELLEISTNMSSLEFYKKLSLTNPSPYMFHFPTPYGDVVGSSPELVFEMKSEQIFVAPIAGTRPRGSDANADAALESELLSDEKELAEHKMLIDLARNDIGRVSEPKSVAVKNAMHIQKYEKVIHIVSDVYGKCAKGLDLFDVLASIFPAGTLSGAPKIRAMQIINELEISERNIYGGGIGFLHFNGDAQVAILIRSAIFVPSENGFSDVFVGAGAGIVYDSKSEREYAEICHKRASVLNVFKNNAKEF